In Rhinolophus sinicus isolate RSC01 chromosome X, ASM3656204v1, whole genome shotgun sequence, a single genomic region encodes these proteins:
- the HCFC1 gene encoding host cell factor 1 isoform X2 has product MASAVSPANSPAVLLQPRWKRVVGWSGPVPRPRHGHRAVAIKELIVVFGGGNEGIVDELHVYNTATNQWFIPAVRGDIPPGCAAYGFVCDGTRLLVFGGMVEYGKYSNDLYELQASRWEWKRLKAKTPKNGPPPCPRLGHSFSLVGNKCYLFGGLANDSEDPKNNIPRYLNDLYILELRPGSGVVAWDIPITYGVLPPPRESHTAVVYTEKDNKKSKLVIYGGMSGCRLGDLWTLDIETLTWNKPSLSGVAPLPRSLHSATTIGNKMYVFGGWVPLVMDDVKVATHEKEWKCTNTLACLNLDTMAWETILMDTLEDNIPRARAGHCAVAINTRLYIWSGRDGYRKAWNNQVCCKDLWYLETEKPPPPARVQLVRANTNSLEVSWGAVATADSYLLQLQKYDIPATAATATSPTPNPVPSVPTNPPKSPAPAAAAPAVQPLTQVGITLLPQAAAAPPTTTTIQVLPPVPGSSISVPAAARTQGVPAVLKVTGPQATTGTPLVTMRPASQAGKAPVTMTSLPAGVRMVVPTQSAQGTVIGSNPQMSGMAALAAAAAATQKIPPSSAPTVLSVPAGTTIVKTVAVTPGTTTLPATVKVASSPVMVSNPATRMLKTAAAQVGTSVSSAANTSTRPIITVHKSGTVTVAQQAQVVTTVVGGVTKTITLVKSPISVPGGSALISNLGKVMSVVQTKPVQTSAVTGQASTGPVTQIIQTKGPLPAGTILKLVTSADGKPTTIITTTQASGAGTKPTILGISSVSPSTTKPGTTTIIKTIPMSAIITQAGATGVTSTPGIKSPITIITTKVMTSGTGAPAKIITAVPKIATGHGQQGVTQVVLKGAPGQPGTILRTVPMGGVRLVTPVTVSAVKPAVTTLVVKGTTGVTTLGTVTGTVSTSLAGAGGHSTSASLATPITTLGTIATLSSQVINPTAITVSAAQTTLTAASGLTTPTITMQPVSQPTQVTLITAPSGVEAQPVHDLPVSILASPTTEQPTATVTIADSGQGDVQPGTVTLVCSNPPCETHETGTTNTATTTVVANLGGHPQPTQVQFVCDRQDAAASLVTSTVGQQNGSVVRVCSNPPCETHETGTTNTATTATSNMAGQHSCSNPPCETHETGTTNTASTAMSSIGAGQQRDTRHSCATTTTTPAVVRVGVAAGALEGAQNSVKASCQTRQTNATSTTMTVMATGAPCSASPLLGPSLALEAGGHGTTFVQLAPSSGQVRPSGKDSPVAGLVSTGHQLEAHHSHTISTPSTACSSMGAGEPGEMQGLATHAYESSASAPVTVTALDALLGSSATVTQVCSNPPCETHETGTTNTATTSNAGSAQRVCSNPPCETHETGTTHTPTTATSGGGAGQPEHGQQPPAGRPCETHQTTSTGTTMSVSMGTLLPDSAPSHRTLESSLEGAAPPTVTPQAGASLLTPFPTQRVCSNPPCETHETGTTHTATTVTSNMSSNQDPPPAASDQGEVESTEGDNVNITSSSAITTTVSSTLTRAVTTVTQSTPAPGPSVPKISSVTETTPGALTTEVPIPATITVTIANTETSDMPFSAVDILQPPEELQASPGPRQQLPPRQLLQSASTPLMGESADVLSASQTPELQTAVDLSSTGDPSSGQEPANSAVVATVVVQPPPPTQSEVDQLSLPQELMAEAQAGTTTLMVTGLTPEELAVTAAAEAAAQAAATEEAQALAIQAVLQAAQQAVMGTGEPMDTSEAAAAVTQAELGHLSAEGQEGQATTIPIVLTQQELAALVQQQQQLQEAQAQQQQHHLPTEALAPADSLNDPAIEGNCLSELAGAVPSTVALLPSTATESLAPSNTFVAPQPVVGASPAKLQAAATLTEVANGIESLGVKPDLPPPPSKAPVKKENQWFDVGVIKSTNVMVTHYFLPPDDAVPSDDDSGTVPDYNQLKKQELQPGTAYKFRVAGINACGRGPFSEISAFKTCLPGFPGAPCAIKISKSPDGAHLTWEPPSVTSGKIIEYSVYLAIQSSQAGGGEPKSSTPAQLAFMRVYCGPSPSCLVQSSSLSNAHIDYTTKPAIIFRIAARNEKGYGPATQVRWLQETSKDNSGTKPASKRPMSSPEIKSAPKKSKADGQ; this is encoded by the exons CCACCAACCAGTGGTTCATCCCAGCCGTGAGAGGGGACATCCCCCCTGGGTGTGCAGCCTATGGCTTTGTGTGCGATGGGACCCGCCTGCTGGTGTTCGGTGGGATGGTCGAGTATGGGAAATACAGCAATGACCTCTACGAGCTCCAG GCAAGCCGGTGGGAGTGGAAGAGACTCAAAGCAAAGACGCCCAAAAACGGGCCCCCTCCATGTCCTCGGCTCGGGCACAGCTTCTCCCTTGTGGGCAATAAATGCTACCTGTTTGGGGGTCTGGCCAATGATAGCGAGGACCCCAAGAACAACATTCCGAG GTACCTGAATGACTTATACATCCTGGAATTGCGGCCCGGCTCCGGAGTGGTAGCCTGGGACATTCCCATCACCTACGGCGTCCTGCCCCCACCCCGGGAGTCACATACTGCCGTGGTGTACACGGAGAAAGACAACAAGAAGTCCAAGCTGGTCATCTACGGAGGGATGAGTGGCTGTCGGCTCGGGGACCTGTGGACCCTGGATATCG AGACTCTGACGTGGAATAAGCCCAGTCTCAGCGGGGTAGCTCCTCTTCCCCGCAGCCTCCACTCGGCCACGACCATAGGCAACAA AATGTACGTGTTTGGTGGCTGGGTGCCGCTCGTCATGGATGACGTCAAGGTGGCCACACACGAGAAGGAGTGGAAGTGCACCAACACACTGGCTTGTCTCAACCTGG ATACCATGGCCTGGGAGACCATCCTGATGGACACACTGGAGGACAACATCCCCCGGGCCCGAGCTGGCCACTGCGCTGTAGCAATCAATACCCGCCTGTACATTTGGAGTGGGCGTGATGGCTACCGAAAGGCCTGGAACAACCAGGTGTGCTGTAAGGACCTCTGGTACCTGGAAACAG AAAAGCCACCACCCCCGGCCAGAGTACAACTGGTACGAGCCAACACCAATTCCCTGGAGGTGAGCTGGGGGGCAGTGGCAACTGCCGACAGTTACCTTCTGCAGCTCCAGAAATACGACATTCCTGCCACGGCTGCTACCGCCACCTCCCCCACACCCAATCCAGTCCCATCTGTGCCTACCAACCCTCCCAAGAGCCCTGCCCCGGCAGCAGCCGCACCCGCTGTGCAGCCGCTGACCCAAGTAGGCATCACGCTCCTGCCCCAGGCTGCTGCCGCGCCTccgaccaccaccaccatccaggTGTTGCCACCAGTGCCCGGCAGCTCAATTTCAGTGCCCGCCGCCGCCCGGACTCAAG GTGTCCCTGCTGTTCTCAAAGTGACCGGTCCTCAGGCTACAACAGGAACCCCGTTGGTCACCATGCGACCTGCCAGCCAGGCTGGGAAAGCCCCCGTCACCATGACCTCCCTTCCTGCAGGCGTGCGGATGGTTGTGCCAACTCAGAGTGCCCAGGGCACG GTGATTGGCAGCAACCCGCAGATGAGTGGCATGGCTGCGTTGGCGGCTGCAGCTGCCGCCACCCAGAAGATCCCTCCTTCCTCGGCGCCCACAGTGCTGAGTGTCCCAGCAGGCACCACCATTGTGAAAACCGTGGCCGTAACACCTGGCACTACCACCCTCCCGGCCACTGTGAAGGTGGCCTCCTCGCCAGTCATG gtgaGCAACCCAGCCACTCGCATGCTAAAGACTGCAGCCGCCCAGGTGGGGACGTCCGTCTCCTCTGCTGCCAACACGTCCACTCGCCCCATCATCACAGTGCACAAGTCGGGGACTGTGACTGTGGCCCAGCAAGCCCAGGTGGTGACCACAGTCGTGGGTGGGGTCACCAAGACCATCACCCTGGTGAAGAGCCCCATTTCCGTCCCAGGAGGCAGTGCTCTG ATTTCCAACCTGGGCAAAGTGATGTCAGTGGTGCAAACCAAACCAGTTCAGACTTCGGCAGTCACAGGCCAGGCATCTACAGGCCCAGTGACCCAGATCATCCAG ACCAAAGGGCCCCTGCCAGCCGGGACCATCCTGAAACTGGTGACCTCAGCAGATGGCAAgcccaccaccatcatcactacaACACAGGCCAGTGGGGCTGGGACTAAGCCCACCATCCTGGGCATCAGCAGCGTGTCCCCCAGCACCACCAAGCCCggcaccaccaccatcatcaagACCATCCCCATGTCAGCCATCATCACGCAGGCAGGCGCCACAG GTGTGACCAGCACTCCTGGCATCAAGTCCCCGatcaccattatcaccaccaaGGTTATGACTTCAGGAACTGGAGCACCTGCAAAAATAATCACTGCTGTTCCCAAAATTGCCACTGGCCACGGGCAGCAAGGAGTGACCCAG GTGGTGCTGAAGGGGGCCCCTGGACAGCCAGGCACCATCCTCCGCACCGTGCCCATGGGGGGCGTCCGCCTGGTCACCCCCGTCACTGTCTCTGCTGTCAAACCAGCCGTCACCACGTTGGTTGTGAAGGGCACCACAG GTGTCACAACCCTGGGCACCGTGACAGGTACCGTTTCCACCAGCCTTGCCGGAGCTGGGGGCCACAGTACCAGTGCTTCCCTGGCCACACCCATCACCACCTTAGGCACCATTGCCACCCTCTCGAGCCAGGTGATCAACCCCACTGCCATCACCGTGTCGGCCGCACAGACCACGCTGACAGCGGCCAGTGGTctcaccacccccaccatcaccatGCAG CCTGTCTCCCAGCCTACCCAGGTGACTCTGATCACGGCGCCCAGTGGGGTGGAGGCCCAGCCTGTGCACGACCTCCCTGTGTCCATCCTGGCCTCACCTACTACGGAACAGCCCACGGCCACTGTCACCATTGCTGACTCTGGCCAGGGTGACGTGCAGCCCGGCACCGTGACGCTGGTCTGCTCCAACCCGCCTTGTGAGACCCACGAGACAGGCACCACCAACACGGCCACCACCACCGTCGTGGCTAACCTTGGGGGACACCCACAGCCCACCCAAGTGCAGTTCGTCTGTGACAGACAGGACGCTGCCGCTTCTCTCGTCACTTCGACAGTGGGGCAGCAGAACGGCAGTGTGGTTCGCGTCTGCTCCAACCCACCATGCGAAACCCATGAGACAGGCACCACCAATACCGCCACCACTGCCACCTCTAATATGGCTGGCCAGCACAGCTGCTCCAACCCGCCCTGTGAAACCCACGAGACGGGCACCACCAACACCGCCTCCACTGCCATGTCGAGCATTGGTGCCGGCCAGCAGCGAGACACCCGGCACAgctgtgcaaccaccaccaccacccctgctgTGGTCCGGGTCGGGGTGGCTGCGGGGGCCCTGGAGGGAGCCCAGAATTCTGTCAAAGCCTCATGCCAAACCCGCCAGACCAATGCAACCAGCACCACCATGACTGTGATGGCCACTGGGGCCCCGTGCTCAGCCAGCCCACTCCTTGGGCCGAGCCTGGCGTTGGAGGCCGGGGGCCACGGCACCACTTTTGTGCAGTTGGCCCCATCGAGTGGCCAAGTCAGGCCCAGCGGCAAGGACAGCCCAGTAGCTGGCCTGGTGTCCACGGGGCACCAGCTGGAGGCACATCACAGTCACACCATCAGCACCCCCAGCACAGCCTGCTCCAGCATGGGTGCTGGGGAGCCTGGCGAAATGCAGGGGCTCGCCACACATGCGTACGAGAGCTCAGCCAGTGCCCCTGTGACTGTGACAGCCCTGGATGCGCTGCTGGGCTCCTCTGCCACCGTGACCCAGGTCTGCTCCAACCCGCCGTGCGAGACCCACGAGACAGGCACCACCAACACGGCCACTACCTCGAATGCGGGCAGCGCCCAGCGGGTCTGCTCCAACCCGCCCTGCGAGACCCACGAGACGGGCACCACCCATACACCCACCACCGCCACCTCCGGTGGGGGTGCAGGCCAGCCCGAGCATGGGCAGCAGCCCCCTGCCGGCCGCCCCTGCGAGACACACCAGACCACTTCCACTGGCACCACCATGTCGGTCAGCATGGGCACCCTGCTCCCCGACAGCGCCCCCTCCCATAGGACCCTGGAGTCCAGCTTGGAGGGGGCAGCACCGCCCACCGTCACTCCCCAGGCGGGTGCTTCATTGCTGACTCCTTTTCCAACGCAGAGGGTGTGCTCCAACCCCCCCTGTGAGACCCACGAGACTGGCACCACGCACACGGCCACTACTGTCACCTCCAACATGAGTTCCAACCAGG ATCCCCCACCAGCTGCCAGTGACCAGGGAGAGGTAGAGAGCACGGAGGGCGACAATGTGAACATCACCAGCTCCAGTGCCATCACGACCACTGTGTCCTCTACGCTGACACGCGCCGTGACTACCGTGACACAGTCCACACCGGCCCCGGGCCCCTCTGTGCCC AAGATCTCATCAGTGACTGAGACTACCCCAGGGGCTCTGACCACCGAAGTCCCCATCCCGGCCACGATAACAGTGACCATAGCCAACACAGAAACTTCTGACATGCCCTTCTCTGCTGTTGACATCCTGCAGCCCCCAGAGGAACTCCAGGCCTCGCCAGGGCCACGCCAGCAGCTGCCGCCACGGCAACTCCTGCAGTCTGCCTCCACACCCCTGATGGGGGAGTCCGCCGATGTCCTGTCAGCTTCCCAGACCCCTGAGCTGCAGACCGCCGTGGATCTGAGCAGTACAGGGGACCCATCGTCAGGCCAGGAGCCTGCCAACTCAGCTGTGGTGGCCACTGTGGTGGtccagccacccccacccacacagtCTGAAGTAGACCAGTTGTCACTTCCCCAAGAGCTGATGGCTGAGGCCCAGGCAGGCACCACCACCCTCATGGTAACAGGGCTCACCCCTGAGGAGCTGGCAGTGACTGCTGCCGCTGAAGCAGCTGCCCAGGCCGCAGCTACAGAGGAAGCCCAGGCCCTGGCCATCCAGGCAGTGCTCCAGGCTGCACAGCAAGCCGTCATGG GCACTGGGGAGCCCATGGACACGTCCGAGGCGGCGGCAGCTGTGACACAGGCGGAGCTGGGCCACCTTTCAGCTGAGGGTCAGGAGGGCCAGGCCACCACCATCCCCATCGTGCTGACGCAGCAGGAGCTGGCCGCCTTGgtgcagcagcaacagcagctacaggaggcccaggcccagcagcagcagcatcacctccCTACCGAGGCCCTGGCCCCTGCTGACAGCCTCAACGACCCGGCCATTGAGGGCAACTGCCTCAGCGAGCTGGCCGGGGCCGTCCCCAGCACCGTAGCCCTGCTGCCCTCCACAGCCACTGAGA GCCTGGCTCCTTCCAACACGTTTGTGGCCCCCCAGCCAGTCGTGGGAGCCAGTCCCGCAAAGCTGCAGGCCGCCGCTACCCTGACTGAGGTGGCCAATGGCATCGAGTCCCTGGGCGTG AAGCCAGACCTACCGCCCCCGCCTAGCAAAGCCCCTGTGAAGAAAGAGAACCAGTGGTTTGATGTGGGAGTGATTAAGAGCACTAATGTAATGGTGACACACTATTTCCTGCCACCAGATGATGCTGTCCCGTCTGAT GACGACTCGGGCACTGTCCCAGACTATAACCAGCTGAAGAAGCAGGAACTGCAGCCCGGCACAGCCTATAAGTTCCGTGTTGCTGGGATCAATGCCTGTGGCAGGGGGCCCTTCAGCGAGATCTCAGCTTTTAAGACGTGTCTGCCTGGTTTCCCAGGGGCCCCCTGTGCCATTAAAATCAGCAAA AGTCCCGACGGTGCTCACCTCACCTGGGAGCCCCCctctgtgacctcgggcaagATCATCGAGTACTCGGTCTACCTGGCCATCCAGAGCTCCCAGGCCGGCGGCGGCGAGCCCAAGAGCTCGACCCCGGCCCAGCTGGCCTTCATGCGGGTGTACTGTgggcccagcccctcctgcctcGTGCAGTCCTCCAGCCTCTCCAACGCCCACATTGACTACACCACCAAGCCCGCCATCATCTTCCGCATCGCTGCCCGCAACGAGAAGGGCTACGGCCCAGCCACCCAAGTGAGGTGGTTGCAAG aaaCCAGTAAAGACAACTCTGGCACCAAGCCAGCCAGCAAGCGGCCCATGTCCTCTCCAGAAAT AAAATCCGCTCCAAAGAAATCTAAGGCAGATGGTCAGTGA